In Anaerolineales bacterium, the sequence CAGCCTTCGGTCCAGATGTGATATTTCATAAGAGGCTGAATTATACAGCGCAGGACAGGCCGCCGCCAATCTGCCTTTAACCTCGGGCGCGTCAGGCTTCGGTACAATGACTGCCATGCAGCTGCGTCGTCGCTGGCCCTTGATCCTGGTCGCCCTGATCGTCCTCCCCATGCTGGTCTACCAAATCCCCTGGGTGAAAACCCGGCTGGAATGGCGCCTGGACCTGGCGCAGGTCTTCGTGCGCAGCCGGCTCAACCCGGTAGGCGAGCTGCCGCCGCCGCAGATCGCCAGCTCCAGCCCAGAGGTGGAGGTGCGTCCCAGCGCCACAGCGCTGCCGCCCAGCCCCACTCCGCTGGCCACGCCCACCCCCTTGCCGCCGAACTTCATTCTGACCCCGCCGGCGCATGAAACCCAGGGGCCGAACAACTGCGGCCCGGCCACGCTGGCCATGTACCTGCGCTACTACGGCTGGGGCGGCGACCAATACACCATCTCAGACGAGATCAAACCGATCTCAGCGGACCGCAATGTGAACGTGGACGAGCTGGACTATTACATCCGCACCCGCGCCGGCTGGCTGAGCACCCTTTTCCGGGTGGACGGCAGTATTACTCTGCTGAAGCAGCTGCTGGCGGCCGGGCTGCCCGTCATGGTGGAAAAGGGCCACATCATCGAGATCGACTACCTGCTGAACGACGACTACTGGAATGGGCACTACGCTCTGTTGACGGGCTACGACGACGCCAGCGGCGAATTCATCTACCAGGACAGCTACAACGGCCCGAACCAACGCATGGGGTACGCGGAGCTGGACATGTGGTGGCAGCAGTTCAACCGGGTGTACACGCTGGTCTACACGCCGGACCGGGAAGCCGATGTGCAAGCCATCCTGGGGGCGGACTGGGATGCGCAGGCCAACCGCCAAAACGCGATGGTAACGGCGCAGTTAGAAGTGGAAAGCCACCCAGAGAACGCCTTCGCCTGGTTCAACCTGGGTATGAACCAGGTCTACTTTGGCGAATT encodes:
- a CDS encoding C39 family peptidase; the protein is MQLRRRWPLILVALIVLPMLVYQIPWVKTRLEWRLDLAQVFVRSRLNPVGELPPPQIASSSPEVEVRPSATALPPSPTPLATPTPLPPNFILTPPAHETQGPNNCGPATLAMYLRYYGWGGDQYTISDEIKPISADRNVNVDELDYYIRTRAGWLSTLFRVDGSITLLKQLLAAGLPVMVEKGHIIEIDYLLNDDYWNGHYALLTGYDDASGEFIYQDSYNGPNQRMGYAELDMWWQQFNRVYTLVYTPDREADVQAILGADWDAQANRQNAMVTAQLEVESHPENAFAWFNLGMNQVYFGEFNAAAASFDQARLIGLPMRMLRYQFGPFFAYYHTNRQDDLNQLVDYALAITPNSEDVLIWRGWALHKEGNINAAIQQFRLAQEANPKSIYTGPALTSLGATP